The genomic region CTCAAGCACAACCTCTGCTATATTAACCCTATGTTAAACTACTGCTTACCATTATCTAGACAAAAGTTTATCAAAGCTAGAGGCTTTCTTTCATTATTCGACTCGGTAGATCCAAGGAAATCGGCACAAGTTTAACGGTAGACGGAAACTAGTTCTGATCATCCAAACCAATGGTGCAAAATCTCGATATAGCACCTAAAATAATACGGACTCAAGCAAAAGTTAACATCCTTATATCACAAACACCAAAATTAAGCAAGCAAATCACTCTCCCAATAAGCACTTAACTACGACAACAAAGGTTTAACATCGTGAAATCACAAACACCTAATTAAACAAAGCAAATCCCTGATTTACAACATGCATTTTCATGTAAGGAAACGTTCACAGCTCAAGAAGTTGTCCCATATCAGCTGCATGTCTTCCTTCAGTATCTCAGAAACCGAGCTGGCTTCGGCATTCTCTTCCtgaaaattggaagaaaaggaTATTTCAGCACACGATAAACCTTCTCAAATAAATCTTTTATTTCAGCAAATGAACTAAAAGAAGTTGTCCCAGAGAACAGGCGGCGTTTACCTCTAACTTTGACAGGACCTTTTTCAACATCAGACTTGTCTCCCAAGTAGCTTCCCCAGATAGGGTTCTAAAATCAAATCGATCCGCATGTCTGACTTTCAGTCTGAACGATGAATTTTTATACGTATTAGCAATTACGTGCCAAACCCCATCAACTTTGTATTTATCTCCGGAAGAATCCTTTCCCGAAGGCCATCTCAACCCGCCCTTCACATCTGGATCTAGAATCGCCGAATTAATCAGATCCCGAATGCTTTGCATCTCATCGTCCTGAAATAGCAATGATTCATATGATCACAAAATCTCATTTCAAGCTGCATAAGTTCAGGAATGCATCCAATATGGTTAAACCTCATCGTCCAGTTACATTTACCGAAAATATTctattgtttgttttgattgtgGCTCCATGATAAATAGGCTATAACTAATTGCTTTGCTGAAACAAGGAGTAGAGATGTAAATTTCTAAAAGGTACTGGGTGAAGCAGCTTACAGTCAGATCTGTGACGAGTCTCTTCGTGCATAGCATCAGTCTCAGGTCCAGATTTTTGGTAGCACATGAAATGTCCACGACCATGTTACGCAGTTGATTCAGTTCAATCTAAAAGGAAAGTTGGCATTGCAATGTAAGTCTTAGTAAATAAACTCTATTTCCAGCAACAGGGAGACTTAAGAGGGGGAAGAGTCGAGGAAATATCTTCATCCAGTTTAGTTGGCAGGAATTAGATAACTTGCCTTGTAGAGTTGTAGTTTTCCATGTTCTTTCTTTACACGGCATTTGCAGGAGAGAGTTGCATCTGGTCTGGTGGAATCAGACAACTAAACAAGAAGGACATAGATGAGTGATTCAATAGCAAAAGTTAGAATTGTAGAAAGCATGAACTCATAACTCAGTAAGTTGATGTGTCTAAAAGAAATACCTTGACTTGGTATGTATTTTTCTCCCCTTCGAAATCAACTCCAATTTTCGGGACAACTTCGTTCACAATCCTTTCCTTATATGAAACAGGAATGTTTGTGTACAATGATCGTCTCCATTGTTTCAAGATTTCAGTACACAAATTTGTTCTCATGGATTCCATGTTAACTAAAGCGCTCCTGATTCAAagattttaacaaaaattgttATACCACTGTCCATGTACAAAATTAATATGAAGTATGAGATGATTGACAGTAATTAAGCATTGATAACAAAATAATACTGTATCAAGTGTCGAAAAACAAGGGCAGAGTTTTAGAATCCTGCTCCACTGTCCAACTTGGCATCCTACCTTCTACACTAAAATGCCAAATGCAGCATTCTATCATAGTATCGACGATTATTTTGTTCTACTTCAACCAGTATTCTGAGGCGGATACAAGAACAACATAAGGTCAAAAGGATAATCGCATGAAACAATCAACTAAATGAAACAGATAAGGAAGAAATCTAACCTACGAAAAAGTACTTTCCCCACTCTAGCAATCAAAGTAGGCTTTCCTTCTTTGAGCTGTGCGCACTTCATTTCATTCCTTACATGTTTAAAAGAAGATACCAAGTCTTCCAGCACATTTTCTGCTATAGATACTGCAGGGCTCCTTAGCGAAGTCCTTTCCAGCTCACCGCATTCTGTCACGTATCAACCATGAACAACAAAGCCAAACATACCCACACAACCCAAGTAACAACATACAAAGATAAACGCATTAAAAGAAATGTTAGAGTACTAACCATCACCTAGACTAGTGTTGATTAAAGCTAGACGATTTTCTTCAACTTTCGGCTCAGAGGACTCCAAGCAAATGGGCTTAAGATTAACAGAAGGCGGAAATTGGTTCTCCTCACCCAAAGCAACGGCGCACCATCTATATGTAGAATGGTCTGCATAAGCTATTCTTCCAGTCCAATCCACATTAGACTTGTTATATGGCTTGACATATAAGTTTTTTGCGAACCGTTGAGCAAGCAGCTCTGAAGTCGGCAATGGCCTCTCATATTCCTTCGAGTGCCGCTTGTGTGGTGGAATGTGAGCCATTCCAGACCTAGCACTTATGCCTATAAAAACAAAGATGAAAATGAGGCCAgccgaaaataaaaaagaaaagaggattTAAAACAGAGTACTCATACCACCACGAATACCTCTATAGCCTTTGCCACGACCACGTAAGGTACCAGGACGACCGCCACGAGCAGCAGCGGGAGCAGTGGGTCTAGCATCAACAGAGAAGACAGTATGCATCCTTTGTTTCCGCTCAGCAGTGAGCAGAAGGGCCTCTGAATCACTGTGAGATATGGCTCCATCATGATCCTGAGCAGAAGCCACGGTGCTTTCACATGCAGGGCCAACATTGTTGAGAACAATGGCAGCATTGTCTGAGTCAGAAACAGGAGCACCGGATAAGGAGAGGGCGTCAGCAAGGCAACTGACACGACTGAGAAACTCAGAAATGGAGGAGTCGCCACGGTGGGTGTTCATCAGCTCACTGCGAAGTTGAAGAAGACGGCCAGTGGGCTGCAGATGATAGCGTTCGCGCAGACAGTTCCATGCAGAATGAGAACTGGTTTTCCGGATTACGGCACCCAACACAGTGGGATGAACAGAGCTCTTGATCCAGGACAAAACCATATTATCTTGTTGAATCCATGCTTCAAACTCCGGATTCACAGTATCAGTAAGTTTGCCCTCATCATCTTTGAGAAAGGCTGGAGAACATTTGCTAGTGCCATCAACAAAGCAGACGAGATTCCTGCTACGAAGCAAGGTAAGCATCTGGGCTTGCCAGAGTGGGTAATTGGTAGGGTCAAGTTTAATCGGAAGAAAGTTGGAAACGTTGGAAGAGCTGGAAGAGTTGGACGccatttgaaagaaaaaggaaatgctTAGGATGAATGCTTTGAATAAACTCAGCTCAATGAATTATGAGTGAGACTTCCCGTCGATTATATAGGATTACAACTTGCTAGaggggtttttctttttcttatatatatatatattttttttttttttcttatataacTTGCTGGAGGGTTTCTTTTTGgtagttttaacgaaaaatctccacggtattgttcattttaacgaaaaatcatatttttatattaaaaagtcaatcatgtactgttcactttatcatttattttgtccttatcattaaaactcaaaattttcatatcatttttattagttttcccttttttttttttttttttttttttttttcattttagagACAACTTGGCGGAGGGGTTGTACGCTTTTTTTGTGACAAACCTTGCCGGAgggtttttctttaatttttgctaATTAACCTCGCTGGagggtgttttttttattttttatttttcattttagagACAACTTGGTGGAGGGTTATCTGCGTTTTTTGTGACAAACCTTGCCGGAgggttttttctttaatttttgctaATTAACCTTGCTggagggtttttttttggtatcaaatttgtcatctacgagatttgaacctaagacctctcatttcaAAATGAAGAGGtataccaccagaccgtaatACTGAATCGCCGCTAAAGGGTTTTAATGAAGAATAAAATTAGCTTTGTGAAATTGAaattctattttagtttaatagAGAATAAATTATCTTGGAATGCTCATTTTACAACTCAAAAGCCATTTTTGGAGGGATCAGGATCCTTTTCTGAGCTaagggtgaggatcctcctgagcaagctcatcggaccgttcaaattttatccaacggatACAAACAGGGGGCCCCTCTGAAagatataataattgtaaccgttggataaatTTTGAATGGCCCGATGGATTTGCTCAGAAGGATCCTCACccttagctcaggagaggatcctgatcctttTTGGAGTTCAGTGGGTTAGAAATTTGTGATGCAAATCATCTAACCCaccaaaaaatgtaaaaaaaggtAGATTACAGTATTTTCTCCTCaaattttcatccaatttcaaatttgtatgtttttcaattttttcaatttcatacgaCGACTCACAATTTTGTATAAATGTCTTAGATCtgtatcaatttatgttagtttCTTTTTTGTGCCACGTGAATAAAAAACCAATTAAAAGATGGATATTCattattaaagaaaatcaatttaaagaaAACCTTCTTCTCTGACAACAAATCAATATGAAGAAGAAacccttcatcttcttcatcacaaaagttaaaaaaacaaagTACAAATTAATGTATAAACATTATTTGAATCTTTAACGTGTGATGTTGAGTATTGTTTGTCaccaaaaagttaaaagaattTGCATTAGCTTATTAGAAGTTATTGTAGAACCTCAAGAGTATATATAGTCCACCTATTTATCAATTAGACTTTAGGAGAAATTTTTGTGTGCCTTGAACATGGCCTGGTACACCATGTAATAACATAATTGGCTGgacacttaaatttttttttttaattaattgtattatgacacttgggaATACTAGGTAGTGTTCTCagaacactgaaaaatttctcggaCTATAGGTAGAATCATCTAAAATGATACGTACTCCAGCAAAAGTTAACATCCTGATATCACGAACACCTAATTAAGCAAAGCAAATCACTCTCCCAATAAGCACTTAATTGCGACTACATAGGTTTACAACGAAGCAGCACACGATTACTTCATTAGTGAGAGGTTGCAGCATGCACGTAGTTTCATTGCATGTTAGAAAAGGTTCATAGCATATCAAATTCACATCGTCCTGCAGCATATCAGAAATCAAGCGGATTTCAACATTTTCTTCCTGAAAAATCGAAAGAATAAGATCGATGTCATGTTACTATGAACACATGATAGATCTTTTCTTGGTACAGAGATATCTGATTTTCAGAGAAAAATACAAGAATTACCTGTAACTTTGAAACGAGCTTTTTCAAAAACAGCCTCCCAACCAGTTTCTGTACCATATTTTAAACTAGGTCCTCAAGCACAACTTCAGATATATTAACCATATGTTAAACTACTGCTTTCCATTATCTAGACAGGAGTCTATCAAAGCTAGAGGTTTTTCTTCACTATTCGACTCGGTAGATTCCAAGGAAATGGGCACAAGTATAACGGTAGACGGAAACTGGTTCTGATCATCCATACCAATCGTGCAAAATCTCGATATAGCATGGTTTACATAAAGAAATCTTGtatcaaaacacttaaattttTCTTGAACTGGGGAGCAAGCAGCTCCAGTGTTGGTAACGGGTCTCCCCTTTTCCGTTAA from Pyrus communis chromosome 9, drPyrComm1.1, whole genome shotgun sequence harbors:
- the LOC137745425 gene encoding uncharacterized protein, which produces MASNSSSSSNVSNFLPIKLDPTNYPLWQAQMLTLLRSRNLVCFVDGTSKCSPAFLKDDEGKLTDTVNPEFEAWIQQDNMVLSWIKSSVHPTVLGAVIRKTSSHSAWNCLRERYHLQPTGRLLQLRSELMNTHRGDSSISEFLSRVSCLADALSLSGAPVSDSDNAAIVLNNVGPACESTVASAQDHDGAISHSDSEALLLTAERKQRMHTVFSVDARPTAPAAARGGRPGTLRGRGKGYRGISARSGMAHIPPHKRHSKEYERPLPTSELLAQRFAKNLYVKPYNKSNVDWTGRIAYADHSTYRWCAVALGEENQFPPSVNLKPICLESSEPKVEENRLALINTSLGDECGELERTSLRSPAVSIAENVLEDLVSSFKHVRNEMKCAQLKEGKPTLIARVGKVLFRRSALVNMESMRTNLCTEILKQWRRSLYTNIPVSYKERIVNEVVPKIGVDFEGEKNTYQVKLSDSTRPDATLSCKCRVKKEHGKLQLYKIELNQLRNMVVDISCATKNLDLRLMLCTKRLVTDLTDDEMQSIRDLINSAILDPDVKGGLRWPSGKDSSGDKYKVDGVWHVIANTYKNSSFRLKVRHADRFDFRTLSGEATWETSLMLKKVLSKLEEENAEASSVSEILKEDMQLIWDNFLSCERFLT